The Streptomyces sp. NBC_00102 genome segment GGGTCCGTGGTGCGGGCGCTGGAGGCAGTGGCGCGGGACGGCGCCAGGCTCGGGGTGCATCTGGTGGCCGCCTCGGGCCGCCCGGACCGTACCGAGGACACCGAGCTGGCGCGCGGTGCCCGGCTGCGGATCGTGCTGGACGCGCCGGTGCTGCCGCCGTCGCCGGACGAACCGGCGCCGGGGCGGGGCAGGCTGGGGCATCCGGACGGCCGGGTCACCCCGTTCCAGGGCGGCAGGGTGACCGGCCGCATCCCGCGCACCGCGACCCTGCGTCCGACCGTGGTGCCGCTGGAGTGGGAGCGGATGGGCGATCCGCCGACCCGCCGCCCGGTACGCGAACTGGGCAACGGCCCCACCGACCTGGCGCTCCTGGCCAGTGCGCTGGAGCGCGCGGCGCGCTCGGTGAACGCCGAACGGCTGCCCCCGTTGCCGCCGGTCTCCTCGTGATTCCCGGCCGGGTCGGGGCGGACGGAGCTGTCCTCCTGACCTCTGTCCACGGGGTGTGCCTTTCCTCCTGAAACGACGTCACGAGCGGGTCACGATCACCCGCCCGTCCCCCACGGCGGTATTGCGGGTCCTTCGCGCCTCGGCGTAGGACTGTGCCCACGGACGACGCGGTACTCGCACAGCGGCGTGCGGACGCGCGTCGCCGGGAAACGGGGAAGACATGCGCAGAACCCGACAACTGGGCCGGGCGGCAACGCTGTTCGCCGCGATAGGCGCGCTGGCGCTGACCGGCTGCTCGGGCGGTTCGGACGACGGCAAGGACGGCAAGGACACCGGGGGCGCCACGGCGGGCGCGAGCGAATCGCCCGCGTCGACCGTCTCGTTACCTCGTCTGGACGGTGAGCAGATCTCCGTGGCCGCGGTGTGGACGGGCGCGGAGCAGCAGAACTTCGTCAAGGTCCTGGACGAGTTCGAGAAGCGGACGGGAGCGAAGGTCAGCTTCGTCCCCGCGCAGGACCCGATCGTCAACTTCCTCGGTACGAAGATCGCGGGCGGCCAGCCGCCGGACGTGGCGATGATCCCGCAGGTCGGCGCGATCCAGCAGGCCGTGGCGAAGAAGTGGGCCAAGCCCGTCGGCAACGAGGCGCGGGCCCAGCTCGGCCAGAACTACGCGCAGGTCTGGCAGGACCTCGGTGCCGTGGACGGCACCCAGTACGGCGTCTACTACAAGGCCGCCAACAAGTCGCTGGTCTGGTACAACGCCAAGGCCTTCGAGAACGCGGGCGCGGCCGAGCCGAAGACCTGGAAGGACTTCCTCACCACCGCCGAGACCGTGTCGGCCTCCGGGATCACCCCGGTGTCGGTCGGCGGCGCGGACGGCTGGACCCTCACCGACTGGTTCGAGAACATCTACCTCTCCCAGGCGGGCCCGGAGAAGTACGACCAGCTCGCGAAGCACGCGATCACGTGGACGGACCCGTCCGTGAAGGAGGCGCTCACCACCCTCGCCCAGCTCTTCGGCAAGCCGGAGCTGATCGCGGGCGGCGCGTCCGGGGCGCTCCAGACCGAGTTCCCGGCCTCGGTGACACAGACCTTCACCGGCGGGGACCAGCCGAAGGCGGCGATGGTCTTCGAGGGCGACTTCGTCGCCGTCAACATCGCGGAGACCGATGCGAAGATCGGTACGGACGCCAAGGTGTTCCCGTTCCCGGCGGTCGGCGCGGACTCCCCGGTGGTGACCGGCGGGGACGCGGCGGTGGCGCTGAAGGACTCCAAGGGTGCCCAGGCGCTGCTGACCTTCCTGGCGTCCACGGACGCGGCGAAGATCTCGGCCGGGGCGGGCGGGTTCCTCTCGCCGAACAAGTCCCTGGACCCGGCCGTGTACCCGAACGAGGTGCAGCGCACCATGGCGCAGGCGCTGATCGCGGCCGGGGACGACGTCCGGTTCGACATGTCGGACCAGGCGCCGCAGTCCTTCGGAGGTACGCCCGGCAAGGGCGAGTGGAAGATCCTCCAGGACTTCCTGAAGAGCCCCGGGGACGTTGCGGGGACCCAGCGGGCGCTGGAGTCCGCCGCCGCCGAGGCGTACAAGAGCTGACGCGGTGACGACAGCGACGACGGGGGGCGCCGGTGCGGCACCCCCCGTCCACCCGGGTCCCCCCGTCCCCTCACCGCCCGGCCCCGGGCCAAAGCCCCGGCGGTCCGGGCGCGGTGTCACCGGCTCCCGCAGAGCCGTCGCGGTGGCGTTCCTGCTGCCCGCGCTGGTGCTGCTGGGCGCGCTGGTGGTCTATCCGATCGCCTACTCCGTCTACCGCTCGTTCTTCGACAAGGCGGGCACCGGCTTCGCCGGGCTCGACAACTACCGGACGCTGTTCACGGACGACACGATCCGTACGGCGGTCGAGAACAACCTGATCTGGGTGGTCCTCGCCCCCACGGTCTCCACCGCGCTCGGCCTGATCTTCGCGGTGCTGACCGAACGCATCCGCTGGGGCACGGCGTTCAAGCTGGTCGTCTTCATGCCGATGGCGATCTCCATGCTGGCCGCCGGGATCATCTTCCGGCTGGTGTACGACGAGGCCCCGGAGCGCGGAGTCGCCAACGCGGTCTGGGTGGGCGTGCACGACACCTTCGCGAAGTCTTCCGGTTTCCCGAAGGCGCACCCGCTGCCGGTGCACCCGCTGAAGGCGGGCGGCGGCGGATCGTTCGTCACGAAGACGACGGTACGGGCGGGCGTCCCGGTGCTGCTCCCGCTGGTCGGGGTCGTACCGGAGAAGATGCCCGGCGACGCGGAGCCGGCGCGTACCCCCGCGCCCGACGGCGACCGGATCACCGGCACCGCCTGGCTGGACTTCACCAAGGGCGGCGGCGGGAAGCCGAACACGGTCGATCCCGAGGAGCTGGGGCTCAAGGGCATCGAGGTGGAGGCGGTGAAGGACGGCAAGGTCGTCGCCACCGCCACGGCCGGGGCCGACGGGTCCTTCTCGCTGCCCGCGGCCGCGGACGGCGCGGTGCTCCGGCTGCCCGCCGACAACTTCCGCGAGCCGTACAACGGGGTCTCCTGGCTCGGCCCGAGCCTGGTCACGCCCGGGATCATCGGCAGCTACATCTGGATGTGGGCGGGCTTCGCGATGGTGCTGATCGCGGCGGGTCTCGCCGGGCTGCCGCGCGAACTCCTGGAGGCGGCCCGGGTCGACGGGGCGAACGAGTGGCAGGTGTTCCGGCGGATCACCGTGCCGATGCTGGCACCGGTCCTCGCGGTGGTGCTGGTCACGCTCATGATCAATGTGCTGAAGGTCTTCGACCTGATCTTCATCATCGCGCCGGGCTCCTCCCAGGACGACGCCAACGTCCTCGCCCTCCAGCTGTACCGCTCCTCGTTCGGTACGGACGCGGACCTGGGGGTCGGCAGCGCGATCGCCGTCCTCCTGCTGCTGCTGGTGATCCCGGTGATGGCCTTCAACATCCGGCGGATACGGAAGGAGGGGCGCCGATGACGGCCGCGTCCACCACCACGGCCGAAGCCGCCCGCCCGTCGCTCGCGGCGCGGGTCGCCGCGCGGGCCGGCGGCGGGGTGATGCGCGTCTTCCTCGTCCTGGTGGCCCTGTTCTGGCTGATGCCGACGATCGGGCTGCTGCTCTCCTCGCTGCGCGACGGCAAGGACATCGCGGCGAGCGGCTGGTGGCAGGTCTTCACCACCCCCTCCCAGCTCACCTTCGACAACTACCAGCACCTGCTGTCGAACCCGGCCATCACCGACTCGCTGCTCTCCACCGTGATGATCACCGTGCCGTCGACGGTCCTGGTGGTGGTGATCGGCTCGTTCGCCGGCTACGCCTTCGCGTGGATGGACTTCCCCGGCCGCGACTGGTGGTTCCTGGTGGTCGTGGGGCTGCTGGTGGTGCCGGTACAGGTCGCGCTGATCCCGGTCTCCAAGCTCTTCGGCACCCTCGGGATCTTCGAGACCACCCTCGGCGTGGTCCTCTTCCACACGGCCTTCGGGCTGCCGTTCGCCATCTTCCTGCTGCGGAACTTCTTCGCGGAGATCCCGCGCGAACTCCTGGAGGCCGCCCGGCTCGACGGGGCGGGCGAGATCCGGCTCTTCACCCGGGTCGTGATGCCGCTCGGCGGACCGGCCATCGCCTCGCTCGGGATCTTCCAGTTCCTCTGGGTCTGGAACGACATGCTGGTGGCGCTGATCTTCGCGGACTCCGGCTCCCCGCCGATCACCGTGGCGCTCCAGCAGCAGGTGCGCCAGTTCGGCAACAACATCGACGTGCTGGCGCCGGGGGCGTTCGTGTCGATGGTGATTCCGCTGGCGGTGTTCTTCGCCTTCCAGCGGCAGTTCGTCTCGGGGGTGATGGCGGGGGCGGTGAAGTGAGGGCAGTCCCGCCCGGTCGTCCGCCCGGAACCTTCCGGGCGGACAGCCGCCACGAGAAGCGCACGCATGTCGCGCCCGTCGGACGCCGGGCCGCTACCGTCGATACATGGCCGAGAAGCTCCGACACCCTTCGACGCCGCACTCGTCGAGAGCCCGCCGTGAGGGCCGCAGTGAGCAGGAACTCGTCGTTGAGGCCGTCCGCGACGCCCAGAACCGGGCCGGTCGGAGGGTGGACGACGTCATGGCAGAGCTGATGGAGAGCGACGCGGAAATCCTGCACCACCTGAGGTGACCGAGGTGCGCCGCGTGCAGCCGCCGCGACACACCGGTCACCTCCACATGTCTGTCGGAGTGGTTCTCCTTCTCCCGACAGGACCGGACCCGGGCACACCGCTCTGTCGCGCGCCCGGGTCCTCGCACGTCCGACCCCGGGGAGCTACTTCCCCGGATGCTTGAGCGCGGCGACCGTGGAGGCGGCCAGGTCGTCCAGGTACCCCTTCGGCAGGCCGCCGCGGACCACCACGAGCCGCCAGTACAGCGGCCCGACGATCAGGTCGAGCGCACGGTCGGGGTCGCTGCCCTCCGGCAGCTCCCCTCGGGCCACCGCCGCCCTGACGACGACGGCGGCGACGCCCTGCTGCGGGTCGAGGAGCGCCGCCTTGATCGTGTCGGCGATCTCCGGGTTCCGGGCCGCCTCCACGAGCAGGTCGGGGATCACCTGGGAGGCGACGGGGTGGCGCAGCGCGTAGGAGACGAGCTGGAGGACCGCCCGCACGTCCCCGTGGAGCGAGCCGGTGTCGGGGATCGGCATGCCCTGCTCGGCGACGGCACCCACCAGGTCGAGCACCAGCTGCAACTTGGACTTCCAGCGCCGGTAGACGGCGGTCTTGCCGACGCCCGCGCGGCGCGCGATGCCCTCCATGGACATCCGGGCGAAGCCCACCGCGGCCAGCTCCTCGAAGACGGCGCCGCGGATCGCGTCGGTCACGTCCTCGCGCAGCACGGCGGCGCCCGCCGGGGTGCGACGCCGGGGTCCGGGTTCGGTGCTCATGCCTTACAGGATATCCGTAGCGACGAAACGGTTGCGTCCCGACGCACATACGATTTACGCTCAGCGTGGCGACGAAACGGTCCCGTCCCATCGTTGGGTAGCGGTTGCCCCGCAGTTCAACGCCCGTTTCCCGCCCACAGCGCTTGATCTGTTCCAGTCTTCAACGCCTGTTCCCAGCCTCCGTCGAAAGCGATCGTGGTGAGCCAGACAGCAGCTCCGCCGACCCCAGGGCCGGCCGAAACCGATCCCGCCGCACTCGCCCCGGTCTACGCGCCGGGCGAACTGGCGGCGCTCGCCGCCCGCCACGGCCTCACCGTCAGCGGCGCCCGCCCCTCCCTGCCGTCGTACATCGCTCAGCTCTGGGGGCGCCGGCACTTCATCCTGGCGTTCGCCACGGCCAAGCTGACGGCTCAGTACAGCCAGGCGAAGCTCGGCCAGATCTGGCAGATCATGACGCCGCTGCTCAACGCCGCGGTGTTCTACTTCATCTTCGGCGTCCTGATGAACACCAAGCACGGGGTCCCCGACTTCGTGCCGTTCCTCGTCACGGGTGTCTTCATCTGGACGTTCACCTCCAGCTCGATCACGGCGGGCACCCGCGCGATCAGCGGCAACATCGGGCTGGTGCGCGCCCTGCACTTCCCGCGCGCCTCGCTGCCGGTCGCGCTTGCCCTGCAGCAGCTCCAGCAGCTGCTGTTCTCGCTCTGCGCACTCGTCCTGATCCTGGTCGGCTTCGGGCAGTACCCCAACCCGACCTGGCTGCTCGCGATCCCCGCGCTCTTCCTCCAGGCACTCTTCAACACCGGCATCTCGATGTTCGTGGCGCGGATCACCGCGAAGACCCCGGACATCGCGCAGCTCATGCCGTTTATTCTGCGCACCTGGATGTACACGTCCGGCGTGATGTGGAGCCTCGACTCCCTCCTCACCTCGGACAGCGTCCCGCACTGGGTCGTCGTCGCGCTGGACTGCAACCCCTCGGCCATCTACATCGACCTGGTGCGGTTCGCCCTGATCGACAGTTTCACCAGCGCCCATCTGCCCCCGCACGTATGGGCGGTGGCCGCGGCGTGGGCACTGTTCTGCTCCGTCGGCGGCTTCGTGTTCTTCTGGAAGGCCGAAGAGAGGTACGGACGTGGCTGACACGACCGCGGAGCGGGAGCCCACCGTCGTCGTCGACGACGTGCACATCACCTACAAGGTCAACGGCACCAAGGGCGGCCGGGGCAGCGCGACCTCCGCGCTCAGCCGGATCGTCACCCGCCGCCAGAGCCCGGGCGTGCGCGAGGTGCACGCCGTCAAGGGCGTCAGCTTCGCCGCGTACAAGGGCGAGGCGATCGGCCTCATCGGCTCGAACGGCTCCGGCAAGTCCACCCTGCTCAAGGCCATCGCCGGGCTGCTCCCGGCGACGAAGGGCAAGGTACACACGCAGGGCCAGCCCTCGCTGCTCGGCGTGAACGCGGCGCTGATGAGCGACCTCACCGGCGAGCGCAACGTCGTCCTGGGCGGCCTGGCGATGGGCATGTCCCGCCAGGAGATCCGCGAACGGTACGACGACATCGTCTCCTTCTCCGGCATCAACGAGAAGGGCGACTTCATCACCCTGCCGATGCGGACGTACTCCTCCGGCATGGGCGCCCGGCTGCGGTTCTCCATCGCGGCGGCGAAGAGCCACGACGTGCTGCTGATCGACGAGGCGCTCTCCACCGGTGACGCCAAGTTCCAGAACCGGAGCAAGGACCGGATCAAGGAACTCCGCCAGGAGGCCGGCACGGTCTTCCTGGTCAGCCACAGCAACAGGTCGATCCTGGAGACCTGCGACCGGGCGATCTGGCTGGAGGCGGGCGTCCTGCGGATGGACGGCCCGGCGAAGGACGTCGTCGCCGCGTACGAACAGTTCACCAAGAAGTAGTCCCCGCGCCGGTACGTGCGAGAAGGGGGGCTCCGGGCTTACGGCCCGGAGCCCCCCTTCTCGTGCGTCTTCCCGTCTACGCCGGCGGCGTCAGGCGTGCGTACGCAGCAGCGTCCGCATGGTCCGCATCGCGACCGACAGGTTCGCCAGGTCGAAGGCGTCGGAGCTCTGGATCTCCTCCAGCGTCGAGCGCGACCGCGACAGGATCGCCGCGTTCTTCTCCTCCCACGCCTTGAACCGTTCCTCCGGCGTCGCGCCCTCGGCCCCGACGGCCAGCACGTCGGCGGTGAGCGCCGCGTGGGCCGCGTACAGGTCCTCGCGGATGGAGGCGCGGGCCATGGACTGCCAGCGGTCCGCGCGCGGCAGCTCGATGATCCGGTCCATCAGGGCGGTGATCCGCAGCCGGTCGGCGAGGTCGTAGTAGACCTCGGCGACGGCCAGCGGGTCCTTGTCCGTACGGTCCGCGATGGCCACGATGTCGAGCGACGGGAAGGCGGAGGAGAACCCGGCGACGCGCTGTGCCAGTTCCTCGGGCACGTCCGCCGAGGTCAGCTCCTCCAGGATCCGCTGGTACCACTCCTGGTCGGCGCCCTGCAGCAGCTTGGGCATCGCGGCCCAGACCTCGGCGACCCGGTCCTTGAAGAAGGCGACGGTGGCCTCGATGTCCACCGGCTGCGGGCGGTTGCCCAGCAGCCAGCGGGTGCCGCGCTCCACCAGGCGGCGGGAGTGCAGCCGGATGCGGGTCTGCACGGCGGAGTCGACCTCGTTGTCGAGCGCCTCCACCGCGTCCCAGACCTGGTTCAGGCCGAAGATCTCGCGGGCCGCGGCCTGCGCCCGCACGATCTCCTCCACCGAGGCGCCGGTCTCCTCGCGGAACCGGTGCAGGAAGGTGGAACCGCCGGTGTTCACCGTGTCGTTGACCAGCACCGTGGTGATGATCTCGCGGCGCAGCGCGTGGCCGTCGATCGCCTCGGGGAAGCGTTCGCGCAGCTGCTTCGGGAAGTAGGCGTGCGCGAGCCGCTGGAGGTGGGGGTCGTCCGGGAGGCTGGTGCGGATCAGCTCGTCGGCCGCGGTGATCTTCGTGTAGGCGAGCAGCACCGCGAGTTCCGGCTGGCTGAGGCCCTTGCCCGCGGTGAGGAGTTCGCGGATCTGCCGGTCGGCGGGGAGGAACTCCAGCGCGCGGTCCAGCCCGCCCGAGGACTCCAGCCGGCGCATCGAGCGCTGGTGGGCGTGGAGCAGGTCGGCTGCCTGGGCGGTGGCGTTGGTGAGCGCGACGTTCTGCGCGTAGTTGTTGCGCAGCACGAGCGCGCCGACCTCGTCGGTCATCTCGGCGAGCAGCTTGTTGCGCTGCTTGACGGTCATGTCGCCGTCCCGGACCAGCCCGTTGAGCAGGATCTTGATGTTCACCTCGTGGTCGGAGGTGTCCACACCGGCGCTGTTGTCGATCGCGTCGGTGTTGATCTCGCCGCCGGACCGGGCGAACTCGATGCGGCCGAGCTGGGTGGCGCCGAGGTTGCCGCCCTCGCCGACGACCTTGGCCCGCAGGTCCTGGCCGTTGACCCGGATCGCGTCGTTGGCCTTGTCGCCGACGTCGGTGTCGGTCTCGGCGGAGGACTTGATGTAGGTGCCGATGCCGCCGTTCCACAGCAGGTCGACGGGGGCCCGCAGGATGGCCTTCATCAGGTCGGCGGGGGTCATCTTGGTGACGCCCGCCTCGATGCCGAGGGCCTCGCGGACGTGCGCGTTGACCGGGATCGACTTCGCGGAGCGGGGGTGGACGCCGCCGCCCGGCGAGAGCAGCTTGGTGTCGTAGTCGGCCCAGGAGCTGCGGGGCAGCTCGAAGATCCGGCGCCGCTCGGCATAGGAGACGGCTGCGTCCGGGGTCGGGTCGAGGAAGATGTGCCGGTGGTCGAAGGCCGCGACCAGCCGGATGTGCTCGGAGAGCAGCATGCCGTTGCCGAACACGTCGCCGGACATGTCGCCGACGCCGACGACGGTGAAGTCCTCGGTCTGGGTGTCGTGGCCCAGCGCGCGGAAGTGCCGCTTGACGGACTCCCAGGCGCCGCGCGCGGTGATGCCCATGCCCTTGTGGTCGTACCCGGCGGAGCCGCCGGAGGCGAAGGCGTCGCCGAGCCAGAAGTTGTACGCGACGGCGACCTCGTTGGCGATGTCGGAGAAGCTCGCGGTGCCCTTGTCGGCGGCGACGACGAGGTAGGTGTCGTCCTCGTCGTGGCGGACCACGTCCAGGGGCGGCACGGTCTCGCCGGCCACCAGGTTGTCGGTGATGTCGAGCAGCGCCGAGACGAAGACGCGGTACGCGGCGATGCCCTCGGCGAGCCAGGCGTCGCGGTCGGCGGCCGGGTCCGGGAGCTGCTTGGCGACGAAGCCGCCCTTGGCGCCCACCGGCACGATCACGGTGTTCTTCACCATCTGCGCCTTGACCAGGCCGAGGACCTCGGTACGGAAGTCCTCGCGCCGGTCGGACCAGCGCAGCCCGCCGCGGGCGACCTTGCCGAAGCGG includes the following:
- a CDS encoding ABC transporter substrate-binding protein is translated as MRRTRQLGRAATLFAAIGALALTGCSGGSDDGKDGKDTGGATAGASESPASTVSLPRLDGEQISVAAVWTGAEQQNFVKVLDEFEKRTGAKVSFVPAQDPIVNFLGTKIAGGQPPDVAMIPQVGAIQQAVAKKWAKPVGNEARAQLGQNYAQVWQDLGAVDGTQYGVYYKAANKSLVWYNAKAFENAGAAEPKTWKDFLTTAETVSASGITPVSVGGADGWTLTDWFENIYLSQAGPEKYDQLAKHAITWTDPSVKEALTTLAQLFGKPELIAGGASGALQTEFPASVTQTFTGGDQPKAAMVFEGDFVAVNIAETDAKIGTDAKVFPFPAVGADSPVVTGGDAAVALKDSKGAQALLTFLASTDAAKISAGAGGFLSPNKSLDPAVYPNEVQRTMAQALIAAGDDVRFDMSDQAPQSFGGTPGKGEWKILQDFLKSPGDVAGTQRALESAAAEAYKS
- a CDS encoding carbohydrate ABC transporter permease — its product is MTTATTGGAGAAPPVHPGPPVPSPPGPGPKPRRSGRGVTGSRRAVAVAFLLPALVLLGALVVYPIAYSVYRSFFDKAGTGFAGLDNYRTLFTDDTIRTAVENNLIWVVLAPTVSTALGLIFAVLTERIRWGTAFKLVVFMPMAISMLAAGIIFRLVYDEAPERGVANAVWVGVHDTFAKSSGFPKAHPLPVHPLKAGGGGSFVTKTTVRAGVPVLLPLVGVVPEKMPGDAEPARTPAPDGDRITGTAWLDFTKGGGGKPNTVDPEELGLKGIEVEAVKDGKVVATATAGADGSFSLPAAADGAVLRLPADNFREPYNGVSWLGPSLVTPGIIGSYIWMWAGFAMVLIAAGLAGLPRELLEAARVDGANEWQVFRRITVPMLAPVLAVVLVTLMINVLKVFDLIFIIAPGSSQDDANVLALQLYRSSFGTDADLGVGSAIAVLLLLLVIPVMAFNIRRIRKEGRR
- a CDS encoding carbohydrate ABC transporter permease, with the protein product MTAASTTTAEAARPSLAARVAARAGGGVMRVFLVLVALFWLMPTIGLLLSSLRDGKDIAASGWWQVFTTPSQLTFDNYQHLLSNPAITDSLLSTVMITVPSTVLVVVIGSFAGYAFAWMDFPGRDWWFLVVVGLLVVPVQVALIPVSKLFGTLGIFETTLGVVLFHTAFGLPFAIFLLRNFFAEIPRELLEAARLDGAGEIRLFTRVVMPLGGPAIASLGIFQFLWVWNDMLVALIFADSGSPPITVALQQQVRQFGNNIDVLAPGAFVSMVIPLAVFFAFQRQFVSGVMAGAVK
- a CDS encoding TetR/AcrR family transcriptional regulator, with the protein product MSTEPGPRRRTPAGAAVLREDVTDAIRGAVFEELAAVGFARMSMEGIARRAGVGKTAVYRRWKSKLQLVLDLVGAVAEQGMPIPDTGSLHGDVRAVLQLVSYALRHPVASQVIPDLLVEAARNPEIADTIKAALLDPQQGVAAVVVRAAVARGELPEGSDPDRALDLIVGPLYWRLVVVRGGLPKGYLDDLAASTVAALKHPGK
- a CDS encoding ABC transporter permease, producing MVSQTAAPPTPGPAETDPAALAPVYAPGELAALAARHGLTVSGARPSLPSYIAQLWGRRHFILAFATAKLTAQYSQAKLGQIWQIMTPLLNAAVFYFIFGVLMNTKHGVPDFVPFLVTGVFIWTFTSSSITAGTRAISGNIGLVRALHFPRASLPVALALQQLQQLLFSLCALVLILVGFGQYPNPTWLLAIPALFLQALFNTGISMFVARITAKTPDIAQLMPFILRTWMYTSGVMWSLDSLLTSDSVPHWVVVALDCNPSAIYIDLVRFALIDSFTSAHLPPHVWAVAAAWALFCSVGGFVFFWKAEERYGRG
- a CDS encoding ABC transporter ATP-binding protein codes for the protein MADTTAEREPTVVVDDVHITYKVNGTKGGRGSATSALSRIVTRRQSPGVREVHAVKGVSFAAYKGEAIGLIGSNGSGKSTLLKAIAGLLPATKGKVHTQGQPSLLGVNAALMSDLTGERNVVLGGLAMGMSRQEIRERYDDIVSFSGINEKGDFITLPMRTYSSGMGARLRFSIAAAKSHDVLLIDEALSTGDAKFQNRSKDRIKELRQEAGTVFLVSHSNRSILETCDRAIWLEAGVLRMDGPAKDVVAAYEQFTKK